The Rhizoctonia solani chromosome 4, complete sequence genome contains a region encoding:
- a CDS encoding cell surface glycoprotein 1: MADDLHTATFTWPSTDATEVILTGTFDNWSKSLTLTKNDKGFTGSIQIPWGSEVQYKYVVDGVWHTCQEQSVTLDGSNDNNVYTAPAKAAPAPEADTLVAAAAPGPTSVPESSAPAPEPVAAYTEAAAPSPLPPTELDGSKLPTDSDSADKSSTEPPAKPAEEPTTAPATQPTTEETAELVTKPTTEETAEPITKSAAEPVVTEPEVQPTAQPVATPIVAAAAAVLPASAIPIVEKVEEEVAPIIAQVQEAAAPLVAKVEEVVAPIVEKVQETTAPVTEQVQATVATVQNTAAPHVEQAKTTVIPAVNDTHATVETSVQSATADAIPIVASAIEATQPHVEAAKEAVAPHIEAAQAAVAPHVEVVQETVAPHLDAVKQATAPHVEAIVNSAPVQDAKAKVEEIASSDEAKSVTDTIIAKEGAENGSAQYVLSGVGAAIHTVTGIDPINAQKANTQTSALADSAPEPTTTGAAPKDLVPTTALLEPSGAPATDALISTPAHAENIVTTLALEESTPVADEKKVAPLEPTVVPVAEITKAAPVTEELKETAPAIEDSKKPVHVDNELKEAAPTESNQPDTELKEVVPAPLKVAPEPEPKSEPEPKSEPEPAVINEEAVAKEQVALKDSEDVIPKEAATTKEEPVSDGTPEVAAPKEPTPAEEPVPKVAVVVSEDTAPNDAAVPKEEFAPKPDDTGKDTAPAAAVVNDSVAPKEDVTPKEDVAPKEDAAPKEEVVPKDVPKEATEQPKESLAVPEAAPKETTKLDTNLSPPTAQTFSKSAPVTPANRTRFPDESDGSPTESTKPESLRKKRHSIFGRIKSVFFGSSEKRSGTDSA, from the exons ATGGCCGACGACCTCCACACTGCAACATTCACATG GCCGTCTACAGATGCTACAGAAGTCATCCTTACAGGCACCTTTGATAAC TGGTCCAAGTCTCTGACCTTGACCAAGAATGACAAGGGCTTCACTGGCTCAA TTCAAATTCCATGGGGATCTGAAGTTCAATACAAGTATGTCGTCGATGGCGTATGGCATACGTGCCAGGAACAGTCCGTCACACTCGATGGCTCGAATGATAACAACGTATATACTGCCCCAGCCAAGGCAGCTCCGGCACCTGAAGCAGACACTCTTGTTGCAGCGGCGGCACCTGGTCCTACTTCCGTCCCTGAGTCTTCCGCTCCGGCTCCAGAACCGGTTGCGGCCTACACTGAGGCGGCTGCTCCTTCTCCCCTCCCTCCCACTGAGCTCGATGGCTCTAAATTGCCCACTGATTCCGATTCGGCGGACAAATCGAGCACTGAGCCCCCTGCTAAGCCGGCGGAAGAGCCAACTACAGCACCGGCCACTCAGCCCACCACCGAAGAGACCGCGGAGCTTGTTACTAAGCCCACTACTGAGGAAACCGCAGAGCCTATTACTAAATCCGCCGCCGAGCCTGTCGTCACTGAGCCCGAAGTTCAGCCAACTGCGCAACCAGTCGCCACTCCGATTGTTGCTGCCGCTGCGGCCGTTCTTCCCGCATCTGCAATTCCCATTGTTGAAAAGGTCGAGGAAGAAGTTGCCCCCATCATTGCTCAAGTCCAGGAGGCAGCCGCTCCTCTGGTCGCTAAGGTCGAAGAGGTGGTGGCTCCCATAGTTGAAAAAGTTCAGGAGACTACCGCTCCGGTCACagaacaggtccaggccaccgtggccacagTTCAAAACACTGCTGCTCCCCATGTTGAACAAGCAAAGACCACAGTCATTCCTGCTGTCAACGATACTCATGCCACTGTTGAGACTTCAGTTCAGTCGGCTACTGCGGATGCCATCCCTATTGTGGCCAGTGCTATCGAGGCTACCCAACCTCACGTCGAAGCCGCCAAAGAGGCTGTTGCTCCGCATATCGAGGCCGCCCAGGCCGCCGTTGCTCCTCACGTCGAGGTCGTCCAGGAAACTGTTGCCCCTCACCTTGATGCGGTCAAGCAGGCCACTGCCCCCCACGTCGAAGCCATCGTTAACAGTGCTCCTGTGCAGGACGCGAAAGCCAAGGTTGAAGAGATTGCATCTAGCGATGAAGCTAAATCTGTCACAGATACGATTATTGCAAAGGAAGGTGCTGAAAATGGCTCAGCGCAATACGTACTTTCTGGCGTTGGAGCAGCTATCCATACTGTTACTGGGATTGACCCAATTAACGCTCAAAAGGCAA ATACACAAACCTCCGCTCTCGCCGACTCTGCGCCCGAGCCTACCACTACTGGCG CTGCCCCAAAGGATCTTGTCCCCACAACTGCACTGCTCGAGCCTTCCGGGGCCCCGGCCACGGATGCTCTTATCTCTACCCCCGCACATGCCGAGAACATTGTGACCACCCTAGCGCTCGAGGAAAGCACGCCCGTTGCCGATGAAAAGAAGGTCGCTCCTCTTGAACCCACGGTCGTCCCAGTTGCTGAAATTACGAAAGCTGCACCTGTGACTGAAGAGCTCAAGGAAACCGCTCCAGCGATCGAAGATTCCAAGAAACCTGTTCATGTGGACAACGAACTAAAGGAAGCCGCTCCTACCGAATCCAATCAACCTGATACCGAGCTGAAGGAGGTAGTTCCTGCCCCTCTTAAGGTGGCACCCGAGCCTGAGCCTAAGTCCGAGCCCGAACCCAAGTCAGAACCCGAGCCAGCCGTAATCAACGAAGAAGCTGTTGCCAAAGAACAGGTTGCGCTCAAGGATTCCGAGGACGTCATTCCCAAAGAGGCCGCTACCACTAAGGAGGAGCCCGTCAGCGATGGTACCCCCGAGGTTGCTGCCCCCAAGGAACCCACTCCTGCTGAAGAACCTGTCCCCAAGGTTGCTGTTGTCGTCTCGGAAGATACCGCACCTAATGATGCAGCAGTTCCAAAAGAGGAATTTGCACCCAAGCCGGACGATACCGGCAAGGATACGGCTCCAGCAGCAGCCGTTGTCAATGATAGTGTCGCTCCCAAGGAGGATGTCACCCCTAAAGAGGATGTTGCCCCCAAGGAGGACGCTGCTCCCAAGGAGGAGGTTGTCCCGAAAGACGTTCCGAAAGAGGCCACCGAGCAACCCAAAGAAAGCCTTGCTGTTCCCGAGGCAGCGCCCAAGGAAACCACCAAGCTTGATACCAACCTTTCCCCTCCTACCGCCCAGACCTTCTCGAAGAGCGCGCCCGTTACCCCTGCAAACAGGACCCGCTTCCCAGATGAATCAGACGGGAGCCCAACTGAGTCGACCAAACCGGAGAGCCTCCGTAAGAAGCGTCATTCGATTTTCGGTAGGATTAAGAGCGTCTTTTTTGGTAGCTCGGAGAAGCGCAGCGGTACCGACTCGGCTTGA
- a CDS encoding C2H2 zinc finger, whose product MGHSGIAGRFKPASPPGSLPPTSTLSSKCSINKPSPKGNFVCKECGNDKWTNQSALSRHERTHKDNKDRQYQCTLCPMGFTQKTALSTHFNTHSGARPHRCRAGCDRSFSDPSSRGRHENEIHNPAHGFKCLRPGCNESFKRKGMFGDHMVNAHAWPNKESISPAVFTAAKAKCAEDYRAANGNQTASSNISNQNAGANTSDFDDDGSLAAPVKRSNFNRKHLRSDSTSSDDFKPPPTKKHLSRRNAVASITSFSPQDADNTRLGHQRSGPDDRGITTTTTTTTTKNNPIADAFLSCYQPGPHAASPYTDAISRVQNNSTSPAHSVIGEYSTAQLGGATPNTVSNAASYESSSENSVLPETHWPTTSYEHPWPLENDMLRASHGTDVKSVYTRAREDIYQGNTVPQNRLEMFYTTTTSNIYPPIGEYQAKPPSGSSSLNLDYGQAAINAFRDRQVLVRAPSDYSVSSHSDSNSQGMLESNCKPLDGVADRNLHIPRSVTGHGGRLYY is encoded by the exons ATGGGACACTCTGGCATAGCCGGTCGATTCAAGCCGGCTTCCCCTCCGGGTAGCCTCCCTCCCACTTCCACTCTCAGTTCCAAATGTTCGATCAATAAGCCAAGCCCAAAGGGAAACTTCGTCTGCAAGGAGTGTGGCAATGATAAATGGACCAATCAATCTGCTCTCTCCCGACACGAGAGGACCCACAAGGATAATAAAGATAG GCAGTATCAGTGTACTCTGTGCCCTATGGGATTTACCCAGAAAACTGCTCTATCTACTCATTTTAACACGCA CTCTGGTGCACGTCCTCATCGGTGCCGTGCTGGGTGTGACCGATCATTCTCTGATCCATCCTCCCGTGGGCGACACGAGAACGAGATTCATAACCCCGCACATGGGTTCAAATGTCTTCGTCCTGGCTGTAACGAATC ATTTAAGCGCAAAGGCATGTTTGGGGACCATATGGTCAACGCCCATGCGTGGCCTAATAAGGAGTCGATCAGTCCGGCCGTCTTCACAGCTGCCAAAGCCAAATGTGCAGAGGACTACAGGGCGGCTAATGGGAATCAAACGGCCAGCTCAAATATCTCTAACCAAAACGCCGGTGCTAATACGAGTGACTTTGACGACGATGGCTCTCTGGCAGCACCAGTCAAAAGATCTAATTTTAACCGGAAACACTTGCGTTCCGACTCTACATCTTCGGACGATTTCAAGCCTCCCCCTACGAAGAAGCATCTCTCGCGGCGTAACGCAGTGGCCTCCATCACTTCTTTCAGTCCTCAGGATGCTGATAATACCCGTCTGGGTCACCAACGCAGTGGTCCAGACGATCGCGgcatcaccaccaccaccaccaccaccaccaccaagaACAACCCGATTGCCGACGCCTTTTTGAGTTGCTATCAGCCGGGTCCTCACGCCGCTTCTCCTTATACCGACGCCATAAGCCGTGTGCAAAACAATTCAACTTCCCCAGCACACTCTGTAATCGGCGAATATAGTACCGCACAGCTGGGAGGAGCCACCCCCAACACAGTATCGAATGCTGCTAGTTATGAATCCTCTTCCGAAAACTCTGTGCTCCCTGAGACACATTGGCCCACGACTTCGTACGAACACCCATGGCCTCTCGAGAATGACATGCTTCGGGCGTCTCATGGTACCGATGTAAAGTCAGTTTATACTAGGGCACGTGAGGATATCTATCAAGGCAACACTGTACCGCAGAATCGTTTGGAGATGTTCtacaccaccaccactagcaATATCTACCCGCCCATAGGCGAGTACCAAGCCAAACCTCCATCTGGGTCATCATCCTTGAATCTGGACTACGGTCAGGCTGCTATCAATGCATTTCGAGATCGTCAGGTACTTGTAAGGGCCCCCAGCGATTACAGTGTCTCATCTCATTCGGATTCGAACAGTCAAGGCATGCTTGAGTCCAATTGCAAGCCACTAGATGGTGTCGCCGACCGTAACTTGCATATCCCCCGATCCGTAACTGGCCATGGCGGACGTTTGTACTATTAG
- a CDS encoding Elongation factor Tu GTP binding domain, translating to MNIHDELAEDDVSDTYDEDEEMTNEQKDQMAVGLAQVRSVLGEKDASGVDDKQIKDALWDSYFDVEGTISWLLDQRAKEAAAAAKKAITVDSEHAYTLVPDQDEAIQLPLSALQRLALQRRQAGSSSASHTTDKPSGLAGLAKGLSKKSLSVGPPLSATPTPANPPPKSSKLSALAQKSASLRANPVAKPPAPQTNTPTNMPLSKLALRIKAQKDAQEAAAQPQVKIDPHELELDTQPFKPEFERFGNLRPNDPYIAADPQVALLRKLRTGPSLFGDILASRQDSTNVAVSLAQVYSGIVSGPPSAFQFNTPSPDDAVMAAREGTRLNAYKKASGIPPSNKATPKTAPSQRPSGSKKQLEQETTQNADTLDMDMAGLNIVKPQDSQPEEEAPPKISIARERILEEARKEATSGDSDGRKRLSLVVIGHVDAGKSTLMGRLLYECGQVEEKRRREHERASEKAGKASFSWAWELDAGAEERERGITMDIAQSVLPTEHRIISILDAPGHKDFVPNMISGASQADCALLVVDAATGAFEKGFEGGGQTREHIGVVRSLGVRNIVVAVNKMDMVDYRKSRFDEIQVALLPFLVQAGFNTSRVTFVPCAGVSGVNLTKSEEPALQSWWDGKPIVDHLDRLEPPIRDFDTPLRIPISNVFKGVTSSGIGISGRISGGIVQVGERVRIVPGDETAVIKSIEKDDVNVQWAAAGSNVTIYLANIDPIHLSIGSVLCSPGDIVPLASSFNAQIIVFDIQLPIIGGSSVELFHHSREVPASVSKLIETVDRATGAVIKRNPRVLPKSSSAKVTISLRVSSGPSARPASIPLEPFSVNKEMGRILLRRGGETIAAGE from the exons ATGAATATTCATG ATGAGCTCGCTGAGGATGACGTTTCCGATACCTATGACGAGGATG AGGAAATGACCAACGAACAGAAAG ACCAAATGGCAGTAGGGTTGGCACAAGTCCGCTCAGTATTGGGCGAGAAGGATGCATCTGGAGTGGATGACAAGCAAATCAAGGATGCACTATGGGATTCTTACTTTGATGTAGAGGGGACAATTTCTTGGCTGTTAG ACCAAAGGGCCAAGgaggctgctgctgccgctAAAAAAG CAATCACGGTCGATTCTGAGCATGCCTACACCTTAGTCCCCGATCAAGATGAAGCTATACAACTACCTTTATCCGCCCTTCAAAGACTTGCGTTGCAGCGCCGACAAGCTGGATCGTCTTCGGCTAGCCACACCACCGACAAACCAAGTGGACTTGCCGGACTTGCCAAGGGGCTCTCAAAGAAGTCCTTGAGTGTCGGGCCGCCTTTAAGCGCTACCCCTACTCCAGCCAACCCTCCGCCTAAATCATCCAAACTCTCTGCATTGGCCCAGAAGTCAGCTTCACTAAGAGCCAATCCTGTCGCAAAACCCCCAGCGCCACAAACCAATACCCCGACCAACATGCCACTTTCGAAACTTGCGCTACGTATCAAGGCACAGAAGGACGCTCAAGAAGCGGCAGCACAACCTCAAGTCAAAATAGATCCACATGAGCTAGAACTTGATACACAACCTTTCAAGCCTGAATTCGAGCGCTTTGGCAATTTACGACCCAACGATCCTTACATAGCAGCGGACCCCCAGGTAGCCCTTCTGCGCAAACTTAGGACTGGCCCATCTCTCTTCGGGGACATTCTGGCTTCTAGGCAGGACTCAACCAACGTAGCGGTCTCGTTGGCGCAAGTTTACTCTGGCATAGTCTCTGGACCTCCATCGGCTTTTCAGTTCAATACACCTTCTCCTGACGATGCAGTTATGGCCGCACGAGAGGGGACGCGCCTGAATGCCTACAAGAAGGCGTCTGGCATA CCTCCATCGAACAAGGCTACTCCCAAAACGGCACCTTCACAGCGTCCTTCCGGTTCAAAGAAGCAATTGGAACAGGAAACAACGCAAAATGCTGACACATTAGATATGGATATGGCCGGTCTCAATATTGTCAAGCCACAGGACTCGCAGCCCGAAGAGGAGGCTCCTCCCAAGATATCCATCGCTCGGGAGCGAATACTTGAAGAGGCTAGGAAAGAGGCCACTTCAGGGGATTCAGATGGACGGAAGCGACTAAGTTTGGTTGTAATTG GACACGTTGACGCCGGAAAGTCGACATTAATGGGGCGGCTTTTGTACGAATGTGGCCAGGTTGAAGAAAAAAGGCGGAGGGAACACGAGCGCGCCAGTGAAAAGGCTGGAAAGGCAAGTTTTAGTTGGGCATGGGAGCTTGACGCAGGGGCGGAGGAGCGTGAGAG GGGTATTACTATGGACATTGCTCAGTCCGTACTTCCGACGGAGCATCGGATAATTTCAATTCTTGATGCGCCTGGGCACAAAGATTTCGTGCCAAACATGATCTCGGGCGCATCTCAAGCGGATTGTGCCCTTTTAGTAGTGGATGCCGCAACTGGAGCTTTTGAAAAAGGCTTTGAAGGAGGCGGACAAACCCGTGAACATATTGGGGTTGTCCGCAGCCTGGGTGTAAGGAATATCGTTGTTGCTGTAAACAAGATGGATATG GTTGACTATCGAAAATCAAGATTTGACGAGATTCAAGTCGCTTTACTTCCCTTCCTTGTTCAAGCAGGGTTCAATACATCTCGCGTCACATTTGTTCCGTGCGCGGGTGTCTCTGGTGTCAATCTAACCAAGTCAGAGGAACCAGCATTGCAATCATGGTGGGATGGTAAACCGATCGTCGATCACCTAG ATCGACTTGAACCTCCTATCCGAGATTTTGACACACCTCTCCGAATTCCGATATCCAATGTTTTCAAGGGGGTGACTTCTTCTGGAATTGGGATATCGGGTCGCATTAGTGGCGGAATTGTACAAGTGGGAGAAAGAGTTCGGATTGTTCCGGGCGACGAGACAGCGGTCATCAAAA GTATCGAGAAGGACGACGTCAACGTACAGTGGGCCGCAGCTGGATCCAACGTCACAATTTATCTGGCCAATATTGATCCAATACACCTCAG CATCGGCTCTGTTTTATGCTCGCCGGGTGATATAGTACCATTGGCTTCTTCGTTCAATGCTCAAATAATCGTATTCGACATTCAATTGCCTATTATTGGTGGCTCTTCTGTTGAGCTATTCCATCATTCGCGCGAGGTACCGGCCTCGGTATCGAAGCTCATCGAGACAGTCGATCGGGCCACGGGTGCAGTAATCAAGCGAAATCCTCG CGTTCTCCCGAAGTCGAGCTCGGCCAAAGTAACCATCTCTCTTCGGGTTTCTTCTGGGCCATCCGCTCGACCAGCCTCCATTCCTCTGGAGCCCTTTTCAGTAAATAAAGAAATGGGTCGTATTTTGCTTAGACGCGGGGGTGAGACAATTGCTGCAGGCGAGTAA
- a CDS encoding ABC transporter translates to MIFSALPALLHCSWLRVGPLGKDIDDTECDDEPDQPPRVFERKESDNVMAEPMSSVNAKQDKIYQAWLSSRQIRDGQVLAPGQPRRMTPANIVIALRILSVCLIDLLELLWGVHPIRTIALILHNFVRGVLPAARLHSQARIIDAIQTSLTTGDIALEKIGRSLGIEILRMLAESLFDSLTTQNETLVQQSVRYRVEYLQIQLRLRLDIPTLADPDVAALLNESDMFVHSFSGAGGFGLLSPFDLIRTVSTLSELATQLYLVWSMSAGLLDTSHILTLVFAFLPSMLSWASSRVSQLLSCPWPDYGEDSEGAGHSERHERMRRLAHDKYHKPEILLFGLSDWILENWANARKSVLGLSASQESTTASTFREMARSSSSELFGMVQQIPLALQLGKSSLGTITMYRSAVHQLAFTFSSLVTTFSMAFQAVFLMAAFHASLNLKPALEPAPETKTPYESSYDGGMALQLKNVTFTYPGQKEPTLRGINLDVRAGETLAIIGINGAGKTTLMHVLLRLFDFTSGEFLINGVDIRRYSPADLHRRTTALFQSFSKFGNATVRENTGTGDISRISSNEAVEEALKRGSATALLESLPFGLETKLDFGGFSSHAPVDLCAPHGHKSGSYTGVHRQEERFGLSGGEWQRLALSRAFMRLGSADLVCLDEPTASLSPEAVRQVYQSLLNRNEKRVRKRTTIFITHRLEEARLADRIAVFKDGIISEIGRHEELMRLGGSYAALHHQGS, encoded by the exons ATGATCTTCTCTGCGCTCCCTGCGCTACTACACTGTTCCTGGCTTCGCGTCGGCCCTTTGGGCAAGGACATTGACGATACCGAATGTGATGACGAACCTGATCAGCCTCCCCGTGTTTTTGAACGCAAAGAGTCTGATAATGTGATGGCCGAGCCAATGAGCAGCGTCAACGCAAAGCAAGACAAGATATACCAGGCGTGGTTATCCTCGAGGCAAATTCGAGATGGGCAGGTGCTCGCCCCTGGTCAGCCGAGGCGGATGACCCCAGCCAACATCGTCATTGCTCTGCGCATCCTGAGCGTCTGTCTCATCGATCTTTTGGAATTGCTCTGGGGGGTGCATCCCATACGCACCATTGCATTAATCCTTCATAATTTTGTTCGGGGGGTCCTGCCAGCAGCCAGGCTACATTCGCAGGCACGGATCATCGATGCG ATCCAAACAAGCCTAACAACGGGCGATATTGCACTCGAAAAAATAGGCAGATCATTAGGAATAGAAATCCTACGCATGCTCGCAGAGTCTCTTTTCGACTCACTCAC AACACAGAATGAAACGTTGGTGCAGCAAAGCGTCAGGTATCGAGTCGAATACCTTCAGATTCAACTCCGACTCAGGCTGGACATCCCTACTCTGGCCGATCCAGATGTTGCTGCATTGTTAAACGAATCCGACATGTTCGTGCACTCGTTTTCAGGCGCCGGTGGCTTTGGCTTGCTGTCACCCTTCGATCTGATTCGAACTGTTTCAACTCTCTCCGAGCTCGCAACCCAATTATATTTGGTGTGGTCTATGTCGGCAGGCCTGTTGGATACATCGCATATACTTACGCTTGTCTTCGCTTTCTTGCCATCCATGCTTTCGTGGGCTAGTTCGCGGGTTTCCCAGTTGCTCTCTTGTCCGTGGCCAGATTACGGCGAAGATTCTGAAGGTGCGGGGCACTCTGAGCGACACGAGCGGATGCGCAGACTGGCCCACGACAAATATCATAAGCCAGAAATTCTTCTCTTTGGGCTCAGCGATTGGATCTTGGAAAACTGGGCGAATGCGCGGAAGTCTGTGCTTGGACTTTCGGCTTCGCAAGAGTCAACAACCGCTAGTACATTTCGGGAAATGGCGCGGTCAAGCTCATCTGAATTGTTTGGGATGGTACAGCAA ATCCCATTGGCTTTGCAGTTGGGTAAATCTTCGCTCGGTACCATTACTATGTATCGTTCAGCGGTTCATCAACTCGCTTTTACCTTCTCGTCGCTCGTAACAACATTTTCTATGGCCTTCCAAGCGGTTTTCCTAATGGCAGCGTTCCACGCTTCATTGAACTTGAAGCCTGCACTCGAACCTGCACCGGAAACCAAGACCCCTTATGAAAGTTCATATGACGGTGGAATGGCTCTTCAACTCAA GAACGTGACCTTCACCTATCCTGGCCAAAAGGAGCCAACCTTGAGGGGCATTAACCTAGACGTTCGCGCTGGGGAGACACTTGCCATAATTGGGATCAACGGTGCCG GTAAAACGACGCTAATGCATGTTCTACTTCGCCTGTTTGACTTTACATCAGGAGAATTCCTCATCAACGGTGTTGATATCCGGCGGTACTCGCCTGCCGACCTCCACCGTCGCACAACAGCGCTTTTCCAATCGTTTTCCAAATTCGGAAATGCCACTGTTCGCGAGAATACTGGTACAGGCGACATATCCCGCATTTCTTCTAATGAGGCGGTGGAAGAGGCTTTGAAACGTGGGAGTGCCACTGCCCTCCTCGAGTCACTACCCTTTGGTCTAgaaaccaagctagactttGGTGGATTTAGTTCACATGCTCCAGTAGATCTCTGCGCCCCACACGGACACAAATCAGGGAGCTATACAGGAGTGCATCGGCAAGAGGAGCGTTTTGGTCTTAGCGGGGGGGAG TGGCAACGTCTGGCCCTTTCCCGCGCATTTATGAGGCTGGGATCCGCCGATTTGGTCTGCTTGGACGAGCCCACGGCCTCGTTGTCTCCCGAAGCGGTTAGACAAGTTTATCAGTCCCTTTTGAATCGCAACGAAAAAAGAGTACGAAAGCGAACAACTATATTTATTACTCACCGACTGGAAGAAGCCCGCTTGGCTGACCGG ATTGCTGTCTTCAAAGACGGTATTATTTCTGAAATTGGCCGACATGAAGAGCTCATGAGATTGGGGGGCTCATATGCTGCTTTACACCATCAAGGATCATGA
- a CDS encoding nucleic acid-binding protein, with product MLAPVLRTTRLTTRSAFPPARGFARLTLIGRLGADPELKTSTSGAEYVKYVVTTDVPSRPLPDGTYPPRAKSWHNIISFTPTTYSKLTALRKGARVYVEATYEMKKLEANEEFPSRQVVNLRHEKLQVLDKGPNAEASAEHLDN from the exons ATGCTCGCCCCTGTTCTCCGCACTACACGA CTCACAACCCGTTCTGCTTTTCCGCCGGCGCGTGGTTTCGCACGCCTGACTCTGATTGGTCGCCTTGGTGCTGATCCTGAATTAAAGACATCTACAAGCGGGGCAGAATATGTAAA ATACGTTGTAACAACCGACGTTCCTTCTCGACCCCTACCAGATGGCA CATACCCACCACGAGCGAAGTCATGGCACAATATAATATCGTTCACTCCTACTACTTACTCCAAACTTACCGCTTTACGGAAGGG AGCACGAGTATACGTAGAAGCTACATATGAAATGAAGAAGTTGGAGGCAAATGAAGAGTTTCCTTCTCGTCAAGTAGTCAACTTGAGACACG AAAAACTTCAAGTTCTCGATAAAGGGCCCAATGCTGAGGCATCTGCTGAACATTTGGACAATTAA